From Opitutaceae bacterium, the proteins below share one genomic window:
- a CDS encoding LamG-like jellyroll fold domain-containing protein, with protein MKNLLMLGALIGSGLVISPVGSAQRPETPGHEAGIEGPETEWEDDVDVAFAELPPVVQRTIGTHLDGVGIDDLRKDHEDGRVVYEVEAAMADGTAIELKVAPDGTILKKEIKAPPHPMERTLAEGVRQPSGDTVALWLFDEIDYPHSTLTDASEYARADLCLMDGGRLVQGRFGHALRVSGTDYALCYAGFAGKVSEEELREPDGTPSALWGPTEGPGALLEALAGGEWTIEFWINPEPDVGPSTVIDLGQAYEPGFSLTLTTGGFELVNRLAGVKLICPAGLAAGEWHHVAISRRGSEALCFVNGVEQTPASRLDRIEKRAAPDLQKPEDREKEHRDFKLMDFERRRLNRFNVAIGSNRANENHMTGLIDEMCISKVARYDADFVPTSHSRNFGPDSPPPPVADGPGLLFDPSAVSIPLKFGARRHVFIDDAIIDTRTGVQIRMNQPFNRQEIGKDFPIRKSSLRASVFDVDGVVYMALPEGYASEKGKTYLATSQDGLNFVLKGLILPETPMYGSFFRDLNPDVPDNEKYKVNAFVATRGMYFYTSGDGINWRRNEVSQLPLRSGGEGECFWDDQRGRYASYIKRDSSFHNDECSPPGGRVGVGFWTKEILKPWPFHKMDTPYFEGYPFPSVSCEGPISFPVTEAGEVYRIRAIKYPWAPDVYLAFVWRYSSDNDEVRHIDLGVSRDGENWSFFGTDWYIPLGTQEEELTLYGLVRRGDEIWQYVDEGGAHGGDDQRFYYRYSQRLDGFVSLDAGADPGIATTLPLVFAGDQLLLNIHAKGSVRVGLTDENGVAYPGFEPGQCDPIVGDSVGKTVTWNGQSSVATLAGKPVRLRFEMQEAKLYAFEFARGL; from the coding sequence ATGAAGAATCTCCTGATGCTCGGCGCTCTGATCGGATCAGGGTTGGTAATTTCCCCTGTCGGCAGCGCCCAGCGGCCTGAAACTCCGGGCCATGAGGCAGGTATTGAAGGCCCCGAAACAGAGTGGGAGGACGATGTGGATGTCGCTTTCGCCGAGTTGCCACCGGTGGTTCAGCGGACGATCGGAACGCACCTGGATGGAGTCGGCATCGATGATCTCAGGAAGGATCATGAAGACGGTCGGGTCGTCTATGAGGTTGAGGCCGCAATGGCTGACGGCACAGCGATTGAGCTCAAGGTCGCCCCGGACGGTACGATACTGAAGAAGGAGATCAAAGCGCCGCCTCATCCGATGGAGCGAACGCTTGCCGAAGGCGTCCGGCAACCGAGTGGTGACACCGTTGCCCTTTGGCTGTTTGACGAAATCGACTACCCACACTCCACTCTGACTGATGCCAGCGAATATGCCAGGGCCGACCTGTGCCTGATGGACGGCGGCCGCCTGGTGCAAGGCCGGTTCGGGCACGCTTTGCGTGTATCCGGCACGGACTATGCGCTCTGTTATGCCGGGTTTGCCGGAAAGGTCTCTGAAGAAGAACTGCGCGAACCTGACGGAACCCCCAGTGCTCTTTGGGGACCGACGGAGGGTCCGGGCGCGCTCCTTGAAGCACTCGCAGGTGGCGAATGGACGATTGAATTCTGGATCAATCCGGAACCAGACGTTGGTCCCTCCACGGTGATTGATCTGGGCCAGGCCTATGAGCCCGGGTTCTCCCTGACCCTGACCACCGGCGGGTTCGAACTCGTCAACCGGCTTGCCGGAGTCAAGTTGATCTGTCCGGCGGGTTTGGCGGCGGGCGAATGGCATCATGTCGCTATCAGCCGTCGCGGTTCGGAAGCGCTGTGTTTCGTCAATGGCGTAGAGCAGACTCCTGCTTCCCGGCTTGATCGGATTGAGAAGCGCGCCGCGCCGGACCTGCAGAAACCCGAAGATCGGGAGAAGGAGCACCGGGACTTCAAGCTCATGGACTTCGAACGGCGTCGCCTGAATCGCTTCAATGTCGCAATCGGATCGAATCGCGCGAACGAGAATCACATGACCGGTTTGATCGATGAAATGTGCATATCGAAGGTGGCCCGATACGACGCCGATTTCGTCCCGACCAGCCACTCAAGGAATTTCGGGCCCGATTCCCCTCCCCCGCCGGTCGCCGATGGTCCGGGACTGCTTTTCGATCCCTCGGCGGTCTCGATACCACTCAAATTCGGTGCCCGCAGGCATGTCTTCATCGACGACGCGATCATCGATACCCGGACTGGAGTGCAGATCCGGATGAACCAACCCTTCAACCGGCAGGAGATCGGCAAGGACTTTCCCATCAGGAAATCGTCGCTGCGGGCGAGCGTCTTCGACGTTGACGGAGTCGTCTATATGGCATTGCCGGAGGGATACGCCTCGGAAAAAGGAAAGACGTATCTGGCCACATCCCAGGATGGACTCAACTTCGTCCTGAAGGGCCTGATCCTGCCCGAGACGCCGATGTACGGGTCATTCTTCAGGGACCTGAACCCGGATGTCCCGGACAACGAGAAATACAAGGTCAACGCTTTCGTTGCCACTCGGGGCATGTACTTTTATACATCGGGTGACGGCATCAACTGGAGGAGGAACGAGGTGAGTCAGCTTCCCCTTCGATCCGGCGGCGAAGGCGAATGCTTCTGGGATGACCAGCGGGGTCGTTACGCCAGCTACATCAAGCGCGACAGCAGTTTTCACAACGATGAGTGCTCCCCGCCGGGTGGAAGGGTCGGTGTGGGTTTCTGGACGAAGGAAATCCTCAAACCCTGGCCCTTTCACAAAATGGATACGCCCTATTTTGAAGGATACCCTTTCCCATCCGTTTCCTGCGAAGGTCCGATCTCATTCCCCGTAACTGAAGCGGGCGAGGTCTACCGAATCAGGGCCATCAAGTACCCGTGGGCCCCCGACGTTTATCTCGCATTCGTCTGGAGATACTCTTCCGACAATGATGAGGTCAGGCATATTGACCTCGGGGTCAGCCGTGATGGTGAAAACTGGTCGTTTTTCGGAACCGATTGGTACATCCCATTGGGGACGCAGGAAGAGGAACTCACCCTTTACGGACTTGTTCGCCGTGGCGATGAGATCTGGCAATACGTCGATGAAGGCGGTGCGCACGGAGGCGATGACCAAAGATTCTATTATCGATACAGCCAGCGCCTGGACGGATTTGTTTCGCTCGATGCGGGCGCCGATCCCGGGATCGCGACTACGCTACCCTTGGTGTTTGCAGGCGATCAGCTGTTGCTCAACATCCATGCGAAGGGTTCGGTCCGGGTGGGCCTGACCGATGAAAACGGCGTAGCCTATCCGGGCTTTGAACCGGGTCAATGCGACCCGATAGTAGGCGATTCCGTAGGCAAGACCGTCACCTGGAACGGACAGTCAAGTGTTGCCACACTGGCGGGAAAGCCCGTGCGCCTTCGATTTGAAATGCAGGAAGCCAAGCTCTACGCCTTCGAGTTCGCCCGAGGCTTGTAG
- a CDS encoding alpha/beta hydrolase, translating to MFTIDTLFNLARASALASLLALTASTMAQDGTIYPLEAPAEPNAIALGTGGVDDQPAPESWFRQWGDPMARNVSNATLTPFLPDPAIANGLAVIVAPGGGFRWLSMGNEGWEVAEALNAHGIAAFVLKYRLQPTPESLDGFRDSMNRTFAAASQSSDSTRTEEPPGPPRWDLTNQLEDAEAAYAMIVDRAEEWGVDTKRIGMIGFSAGAGLTMHSTLHSKTMKLAFIGPIYGGMGPVEVPADAPPLFSAIATDDFLFRGQFGLIKSWYDAGRPVEFHLYQNGGHGFGLGNPDRTSNRWFDAFIHWLDVNGFLTADSSSS from the coding sequence ATGTTCACAATCGATACCCTGTTCAATCTTGCCAGAGCCTCCGCCCTGGCCTCCCTTCTGGCATTGACCGCATCCACCATGGCGCAGGACGGGACGATCTACCCGCTCGAAGCCCCTGCCGAGCCCAACGCGATTGCGCTTGGCACGGGAGGTGTCGACGACCAGCCCGCGCCGGAGAGCTGGTTCCGTCAGTGGGGCGACCCCATGGCGCGCAATGTCTCGAACGCCACCCTGACACCGTTCCTGCCCGATCCGGCCATCGCGAACGGTCTTGCCGTCATCGTTGCGCCCGGCGGCGGGTTCCGCTGGCTTTCGATGGGGAACGAAGGCTGGGAGGTTGCGGAGGCATTGAATGCCCACGGCATCGCTGCCTTTGTCCTCAAATACCGACTCCAACCGACGCCCGAGTCGCTTGATGGCTTTAGAGACTCGATGAACCGGACCTTCGCCGCCGCCAGTCAGTCCTCGGACTCAACGCGGACGGAGGAACCGCCGGGACCACCGCGCTGGGATCTGACGAACCAGCTCGAAGATGCCGAAGCCGCCTACGCGATGATTGTCGACCGGGCGGAGGAATGGGGTGTCGATACGAAGCGGATTGGCATGATCGGCTTTTCTGCCGGCGCCGGGCTCACCATGCACAGCACGCTCCACTCGAAGACGATGAAGCTCGCCTTCATAGGCCCGATATACGGCGGGATGGGACCGGTTGAGGTGCCGGCAGATGCCCCGCCCCTGTTCAGCGCCATCGCAACCGACGACTTTCTCTTCCGGGGCCAGTTCGGCCTGATCAAGTCCTGGTACGATGCGGGCCGGCCGGTCGAGTTTCACCTTTACCAGAACGGCGGCCACGGCTTCGGTCTCGGCAACCCCGACCGGACCAGCAACCGCTGGTTCGACGCTTTCATCCACTGGCTGGACGTGAACGGTTTCCTCACCGCCGATTCGTCCAGCTCGTAA
- a CDS encoding DUF2568 domain-containing protein, with protein sequence MTGSGCRVANNPLNLLLRLALEMAALIAFGVWGWSWANGPLRFLICAACVILPAAMWGIFRMKNDGGTPVIEVGGRVRLLLEIVFFTLACGAGVSTGNTGLAGTLGIVCLLHYGLSYDRVIRMFRGG encoded by the coding sequence ATGACCGGCTCAGGTTGTCGTGTGGCCAACAACCCACTCAACCTTCTCCTTCGACTTGCTCTTGAGATGGCCGCCCTGATCGCCTTCGGGGTTTGGGGCTGGTCCTGGGCGAATGGCCCGTTGCGGTTCCTCATCTGCGCGGCATGCGTTATCCTGCCGGCGGCGATGTGGGGGATATTCCGGATGAAAAACGACGGTGGGACTCCGGTCATCGAAGTCGGTGGACGGGTGCGCCTGCTCCTGGAAATCGTCTTCTTCACCCTGGCCTGCGGCGCGGGTGTCTCGACCGGGAATACAGGCCTCGCCGGGACTCTCGGGATCGTCTGCCTCCTGCATTACGGGCTGAGTTACGATCGTGTCATCCGCATGTTTCGAGGTGGTTGA